One Lysinibacillus sp. OF-1 DNA segment encodes these proteins:
- a CDS encoding S-methyl thiohydantoin desulfurase domain-containing protein has protein sequence MVKVLSYEDGIAAVYGGAILGGGGGGLLEEGLKLVEEIFAAGTPQLMDISELNHEDLVACVAMVGAPSAADQYISSEQLCWSYHSMNHYCDQRLKGIITNENGANTTINGWLQSVLLNVPVVDAPCNGRAHPTGIMGSLNLHEQPNYQSVQFYAGGKAHFAVQGFVEGTLHNTAKTARQASILAGGLVGVTRNPVTIDYLQKHGAPNAITMAIELGYGFLKGQTFEEKLAHVLQQLNGVHIVSGAVKKYSLTKENGFDVGKLAVGDYHLTFWNEYMTLSKEGQVQSKFPDLIMTFDIEKMIPVPSASIQEGMHVAVIHVDQANLKLSSTMQNEALLQEIDAIIQDVL, from the coding sequence ATGGTAAAAGTATTATCATATGAGGATGGGATTGCTGCAGTTTATGGAGGAGCAATCCTTGGTGGTGGCGGAGGTGGTCTCCTAGAGGAAGGGCTCAAGCTAGTGGAGGAAATCTTTGCTGCTGGGACACCTCAATTAATGGATATCTCTGAATTAAATCATGAGGACTTAGTGGCATGTGTAGCAATGGTCGGCGCACCATCAGCAGCCGATCAATACATTTCTAGCGAGCAGCTTTGTTGGAGCTACCATAGTATGAATCACTATTGCGATCAACGTCTGAAGGGCATCATTACGAATGAAAATGGTGCCAATACGACGATTAATGGCTGGTTACAGTCGGTCCTATTAAATGTCCCAGTCGTTGACGCTCCTTGTAATGGACGAGCACATCCGACAGGTATTATGGGTTCTTTAAATCTACATGAACAACCAAATTATCAATCCGTACAATTTTACGCAGGAGGAAAAGCTCATTTTGCAGTTCAAGGTTTTGTGGAAGGAACTTTACACAATACGGCAAAAACAGCACGCCAAGCCTCTATTTTAGCAGGTGGGCTTGTAGGCGTAACAAGAAATCCAGTGACGATTGACTATCTACAGAAGCATGGTGCACCAAATGCCATCACAATGGCCATTGAGCTTGGCTATGGCTTTTTAAAGGGACAAACTTTTGAAGAAAAATTAGCTCATGTTTTACAGCAATTGAATGGGGTACACATCGTTTCAGGTGCAGTAAAGAAATATTCATTAACGAAGGAAAATGGCTTTGATGTTGGGAAATTAGCAGTTGGTGATTATCACCTAACTTTCTGGAATGAATATATGACGTTATCGAAGGAAGGACAGGTGCAATCGAAATTTCCAGATCTCATTATGACATTCGATATCGAAAAAATGATTCCTGTGCCAAGCGCAAGTATTCAAGAGGGGATGCATGTAGCAGTTATCCACGTAGACCAAGCTAATTTGAAATTAAGTTCAACGATGCAAAATGAAGCCCTTTTACAGGAAATTGATGCAATCATTCAAGACGTACTGTAA
- a CDS encoding conserved virulence factor C family protein translates to MKIITIEPTPSPNSMKIVVDTELPFGKSYNFTKDNKDEATDEAAAILAIEGVKGVYHVADFFAVERNAKYAWEGILASIRQVLGEDVQTQDETVVANEFYGEVYVHVQFYKQVPLQVKVFDNQREHRVSCGDRFVDAFNQIIESAVDENYIFQRKWIDYGVRYGELEDIAETVKQEIDVTYSAERLAEIVTAINNDDEKAAIKTAKIKVTVEQFNQPEWEKRFQLLDQMADPELDDLPLLDLALQDEQMSIRRLATVYLGMIEDVAVVPYLERALQDKSAAVRRTAGDCMSDLGLVEFEEAMQQALQDKNKLVRWRAAMYLYEVGTEQSLPALKAAEDDKEFEVKLQVKMAIARIEQGEEAKGSVWKQMTESRQQ, encoded by the coding sequence ATGAAGATTATTACAATTGAACCGACGCCAAGTCCCAATTCGATGAAGATTGTCGTTGATACAGAGCTACCGTTCGGGAAAAGCTATAATTTTACAAAGGATAATAAAGACGAGGCAACTGACGAGGCTGCAGCCATTTTAGCTATTGAAGGGGTAAAGGGCGTTTACCACGTAGCCGATTTCTTTGCTGTTGAGCGTAATGCCAAATATGCATGGGAAGGTATTCTCGCAAGCATTCGTCAAGTGTTAGGGGAAGATGTACAAACACAAGATGAAACCGTTGTAGCCAATGAATTTTATGGTGAGGTTTATGTGCATGTACAGTTTTACAAGCAAGTGCCACTACAAGTAAAAGTTTTTGATAATCAGCGCGAACATCGTGTTAGCTGTGGTGACCGCTTTGTTGATGCCTTTAATCAAATTATTGAGTCGGCAGTAGATGAAAACTATATTTTCCAACGCAAATGGATTGATTATGGTGTACGCTATGGCGAGCTTGAGGATATAGCAGAAACAGTCAAGCAGGAGATCGATGTCACGTATTCTGCGGAGCGTTTAGCAGAAATTGTCACAGCTATTAATAATGATGATGAAAAAGCAGCTATTAAAACAGCTAAAATAAAAGTGACAGTGGAGCAGTTCAATCAACCAGAATGGGAGAAACGCTTCCAGTTGCTCGATCAAATGGCTGATCCAGAGCTAGATGATTTACCATTACTTGATTTGGCCTTACAGGATGAACAAATGTCCATTCGTCGACTAGCGACTGTCTACTTAGGCATGATTGAAGATGTGGCTGTTGTGCCTTATTTAGAAAGAGCCTTACAGGATAAAAGTGCAGCGGTACGTCGAACAGCAGGCGACTGTATGAGTGATCTTGGCCTTGTAGAATTTGAAGAAGCCATGCAGCAAGCCTTACAGGATAAAAACAAATTGGTTCGCTGGCGTGCAGCGATGTATTTATATGAGGTCGGCACGGAGCAATCTTTACCAGCACTAAAAGCGGCTGAGGATGATAAAGAATTCGAAGTGAAATTACAAGTGAAAATGGCTATTGCTCGTATCGAACAAGGTGAGGAAGCAAAAGGCTCGGTCTGGAAGCAAATGACCGAATCCCGTCAACAATAA
- a CDS encoding M20 family metallopeptidase, with translation MTVTSLKATKSYVRDREAVIALTQKLVRIESVYRENDPKGNEQEVATFVASYLRDIGIETHVEEVVPGRPNVIGIIDSGKPGKTLLFEGHTDVVTEGNREAWAYDPFGAEIVDGRMYGRGTNDTKGNLACMITACQSLLLDREEFTGKIILCIPCDEEGLMLGIKHFIKNGWADGVDGAIICEPQENNVCIAQRGAIRLQVDIFGKMAHGAISWSGINPNWRMARFIVELEKLEKEEQARLGRDPMLNWPSITPTILRAPVKGDAQINVIPDHCMTTLDIRTVPAQDHDELVGKIEAIIKRLQADDPDFKVELTVLDNRPATATAKEDPVVQAIYEAVAEVTEKEPKYNGVPGATDGTFLHVHGIPIVTVGAGDREIPHQINEYVELEELAETTAIYRLAALKFLAGDEQ, from the coding sequence ATGACAGTAACTAGTTTGAAAGCAACGAAATCGTATGTGCGTGATCGGGAGGCGGTCATTGCATTAACACAGAAGCTTGTGCGAATTGAAAGCGTTTACCGTGAGAACGATCCGAAGGGTAATGAGCAAGAGGTGGCAACTTTTGTAGCCTCTTATTTACGAGATATTGGCATCGAAACGCATGTAGAGGAAGTTGTGCCAGGGCGACCGAATGTAATTGGCATTATTGATTCGGGCAAGCCTGGGAAAACATTACTTTTCGAAGGACATACAGATGTCGTGACAGAGGGCAATCGAGAGGCTTGGGCTTATGATCCATTTGGAGCAGAGATTGTGGATGGGCGTATGTATGGTAGGGGAACGAATGATACAAAGGGGAATCTGGCTTGTATGATTACGGCTTGCCAGTCATTGCTGCTAGATCGAGAGGAGTTTACTGGCAAGATTATTTTATGTATTCCTTGTGATGAAGAGGGGCTAATGCTTGGCATTAAGCATTTTATTAAAAATGGCTGGGCTGATGGAGTGGATGGTGCGATTATCTGTGAGCCACAGGAAAATAATGTATGTATTGCACAGCGTGGGGCCATACGTTTACAAGTAGATATTTTCGGTAAAATGGCGCATGGTGCTATTTCGTGGAGCGGTATAAATCCAAACTGGCGTATGGCGCGTTTTATCGTAGAACTTGAAAAATTGGAAAAAGAGGAGCAAGCACGATTAGGGCGTGATCCGATGCTGAATTGGCCATCTATCACACCAACGATTTTACGTGCGCCGGTTAAAGGTGATGCACAAATCAATGTCATTCCAGATCATTGTATGACGACGCTCGACATCCGCACGGTGCCTGCTCAGGATCATGATGAGCTAGTAGGCAAAATCGAGGCCATTATTAAACGATTACAAGCAGATGACCCTGATTTTAAAGTCGAACTAACGGTGCTTGATAATCGGCCAGCTACTGCAACGGCTAAGGAAGATCCTGTGGTACAGGCTATTTATGAGGCAGTGGCAGAGGTGACGGAGAAAGAACCGAAATATAATGGTGTTCCGGGTGCGACAGATGGTACGTTTCTTCATGTTCATGGCATCCCGATTGTGACGGTCGGTGCTGGAGATCGCGAAATCCCTCATCAAATCAATGAATATGTAGAGCTTGAAGAATTAGCAGAAACAACGGCTATTTACCGTTTAGCAGCATTAAAATTTTTGGCGGGTGATGAACAATGA
- a CDS encoding ABC-F family ATP-binding cassette domain-containing protein yields MSHLIVQNLTKTVGDKTLFQNIEFTIYEGERAGLIGINGTGKSTLLSILAGDIEADMITVDRPNKYRVAYLPQEPTFNAGETVLQAVFAGDSPILQLNRQYEDTVAALAVNPTSESLQKTLFSLQQRMDEEQAWDVNALAKTALTKLGIETFDKEVLTLSGGQQKRVALAKVLIEPADLYLLDEPTNHLDVESTEWLQEMVLRLKGAVIFITHDRYFLDELSTHIYELADQTLYRHTGNYGDYLESRAIREEMKAASAQKDRNRYRSELKWIRRGAKARSTKQKARIQRFEKLEDNLERKSEDVSLELGLATTRLGRKVLEAENISKAFGQQKILEHFSFLLQQGDRIGIIGANGVGKSTLLNMLAGELTPDQGEILVGSTVKLAHFKQTLPKMNENERMIEYIREASNDITDAEGVRYSAAQMLERFLFPLHAHGTPIGKLSGGERKRLHLLRLLMEQPNVLLLDEPTNDLDIETLGVLEDFIEHFPGVVITISHDRFFLDRIAKKLWILDGQGQVEETLDLYSEYLEKREQAATVKAEAPKVEKAKTEKPKSDKKKLSFKEQKEWETIADDIEKTETAIMETEDGIANAGSDFTKLQELTAKLDELNAHYEHLIERWSYLDEIVNG; encoded by the coding sequence ATGAGTCATTTAATCGTACAAAATCTAACCAAAACGGTGGGCGATAAAACGCTTTTTCAAAATATTGAATTTACCATTTATGAAGGAGAGCGAGCAGGCTTAATCGGTATTAATGGAACGGGCAAATCAACCCTGTTATCCATTTTAGCTGGAGATATAGAAGCAGACATGATAACAGTCGATCGTCCGAATAAATACCGTGTTGCCTATTTGCCACAGGAGCCGACATTTAATGCTGGAGAAACGGTTTTACAGGCTGTCTTTGCAGGCGATTCACCGATTTTACAACTCAATCGCCAATATGAAGATACAGTAGCTGCACTAGCTGTCAACCCAACATCCGAAAGTTTACAAAAGACATTGTTTAGTCTGCAACAGCGCATGGATGAAGAGCAGGCATGGGATGTTAATGCCCTTGCGAAAACGGCATTAACGAAGCTAGGCATCGAAACATTCGATAAAGAGGTGTTAACGCTATCAGGTGGTCAGCAAAAACGAGTTGCCTTAGCCAAAGTGTTAATTGAACCTGCAGATCTTTATTTATTGGATGAACCTACCAACCATTTAGATGTGGAGTCAACGGAGTGGCTCCAAGAAATGGTGCTACGTCTAAAGGGTGCAGTCATTTTCATCACCCATGATCGTTATTTCCTCGATGAATTATCGACACATATTTATGAGCTTGCAGATCAAACGTTGTATCGTCATACAGGAAATTATGGTGATTATTTAGAGTCACGTGCTATTCGTGAGGAAATGAAGGCTGCCTCTGCGCAAAAGGATCGCAACCGTTATCGTTCAGAGTTGAAATGGATTCGTCGTGGTGCGAAGGCACGTTCAACTAAGCAAAAAGCGCGTATTCAACGCTTTGAAAAGCTGGAGGATAACCTAGAGCGCAAATCAGAGGATGTTTCATTGGAATTGGGCCTTGCAACTACACGCCTTGGTCGAAAAGTGCTAGAGGCTGAAAATATTTCGAAAGCCTTCGGACAGCAAAAAATTCTTGAACACTTTTCATTTTTACTACAGCAGGGGGACCGTATCGGCATTATTGGTGCGAATGGTGTAGGAAAATCAACTTTATTGAACATGCTGGCAGGTGAGCTAACACCCGATCAAGGTGAAATTCTTGTAGGGTCAACAGTGAAGCTGGCACATTTCAAGCAAACATTGCCGAAAATGAATGAAAATGAGCGTATGATTGAATATATACGTGAGGCTTCTAATGATATTACCGATGCAGAGGGCGTTCGCTATTCAGCAGCTCAAATGTTAGAGCGCTTTTTATTCCCGCTGCACGCACATGGTACACCCATTGGAAAATTATCTGGTGGTGAGCGCAAACGTCTTCATTTATTACGTTTATTAATGGAGCAACCAAATGTTTTATTACTTGATGAGCCAACCAATGACCTGGATATTGAGACATTGGGTGTGTTAGAGGATTTCATTGAGCATTTCCCTGGCGTTGTCATCACGATTTCCCATGACCGTTTCTTCCTAGACCGAATTGCGAAAAAGCTATGGATATTGGATGGACAAGGACAGGTAGAGGAAACGCTGGATCTATACAGTGAGTATTTAGAGAAGCGCGAGCAGGCAGCTACTGTCAAAGCAGAGGCGCCAAAAGTCGAAAAGGCGAAGACCGAAAAGCCAAAATCAGACAAGAAAAAGCTATCGTTTAAAGAGCAAAAGGAATGGGAAACGATTGCAGATGACATTGAAAAGACGGAAACAGCCATTATGGAGACTGAAGACGGAATCGCGAATGCGGGCTCAGATTTTACAAAATTACAGGAATTAACAGCCAAGTTGGATGAGCTAAATGCTCACTATGAGCATCTGATTGAAAGATGGTCTTATTTAGATGAAATTGTCAACGGATAA
- a CDS encoding IS3 family transposase encodes MLTIHQTNKMYGYPRIKIALRDKGFKVNHKKCID; translated from the coding sequence ATTTTAACCATTCATCAAACAAATAAAATGTATGGTTATCCACGCATAAAAATCGCTTTACGTGATAAAGGATTTAAGGTGAATCACAAAAAGTGTATCGATTAA
- a CDS encoding transposase encodes MSRKNNTYSNELKLEVAQAYLAGEESMQKVVEKYEIRNVSQVKVWLRKFKEVESIEAFNRLPSSGSGAKDVKNPFKGKRIHFKDIEEERDYYKAQIEYLKKQYPNL; translated from the coding sequence ATGTCGAGAAAAAATAATACGTATTCAAATGAGTTGAAATTAGAAGTAGCACAGGCTTATTTGGCGGGAGAAGAAAGTATGCAAAAGGTTGTGGAAAAATACGAGATTCGTAATGTTTCACAAGTAAAGGTATGGTTGAGAAAATTTAAAGAAGTAGAATCGATTGAAGCGTTTAACCGTCTTCCATCTTCAGGGTCAGGGGCAAAAGACGTAAAAAATCCGTTCAAAGGCAAACGGATTCACTTCAAGGATATAGAAGAAGAACGTGACTACTACAAGGCACAGATAGAATACTTAAAAAAGCAGTACCCAAATCTGTAA
- a CDS encoding OPT/YSL family transporter — translation MNNKVLHPRALEPVTLLMIVLTSVVGAIIGIQLITTLGISANTSIVGAIFAMILGRIPIGKLIAFKSVHRQNIIQTAISSATFSAASSLMLPIGIPYVLGYENLVLPLFIGVILAMFVDALLLYKFFDTKIFPAAGTWPPGIATAEAIKAGDKGGKNAKVLVGGVLIGIVGAVLKIPMSAFGVAFIGNIWALTMFGIGLLLRGYSVQLFNVDLNAYYIPHGIMIGAGIVALFQVAFTLMNKRSAKKSEELSYSKDAKEIRQGFGVGFIAYLVIALLIALLGGIITHMSFGMLIGFIIFATIAAFVHELIVGIAAMHAGWFPAFAVAFITLIVGILIGFPAPALALLAGYSAATGVAFADMGYDLKTGFILRGNGSDPALEKEGRKQQMIAGMLAFSISAVVVLLSYKSYFAQGLVAPVNHVYAATIQSGVTGDVAKQLMIWAIPGALIQLIGGSKRQMGILFATGLLLINPIAGWAVLVGILLRVIFTYMTKGKRESEMTVFAAGVIAGDALYSFFSSILKIGK, via the coding sequence ATGAATAATAAAGTATTACATCCTAGGGCTTTAGAGCCTGTAACGTTACTAATGATCGTCTTAACATCTGTCGTTGGGGCTATTATTGGGATTCAACTGATTACAACTTTAGGGATTTCTGCTAATACATCGATCGTTGGGGCAATATTTGCGATGATTCTCGGAAGAATACCAATAGGAAAGCTCATTGCATTCAAATCCGTGCACAGACAAAATATTATTCAAACGGCGATTTCATCGGCTACATTTAGTGCAGCAAGTAGCTTAATGCTGCCAATCGGTATTCCATACGTTTTAGGTTATGAAAATTTAGTTTTACCATTGTTTATCGGTGTTATTTTAGCGATGTTTGTTGATGCTTTATTATTATATAAATTTTTTGATACAAAGATTTTCCCGGCAGCAGGTACTTGGCCACCAGGGATTGCAACTGCTGAAGCTATTAAAGCTGGCGATAAAGGCGGTAAAAATGCAAAGGTATTAGTTGGTGGTGTATTAATCGGTATCGTGGGAGCTGTTCTTAAAATTCCAATGTCAGCTTTTGGGGTGGCGTTCATCGGCAATATTTGGGCGCTGACGATGTTTGGAATTGGTCTTTTACTAAGAGGCTATTCTGTTCAATTATTTAATGTTGATTTAAATGCCTATTATATTCCACATGGTATTATGATTGGTGCCGGAATTGTGGCTCTTTTCCAAGTAGCATTTACATTAATGAATAAACGCTCTGCTAAAAAGTCAGAAGAGTTAAGCTATTCAAAAGATGCTAAAGAAATTCGCCAAGGTTTTGGTGTAGGTTTTATTGCTTATTTAGTCATTGCATTATTAATCGCCCTTTTAGGCGGAATAATTACACATATGTCATTCGGTATGTTAATAGGCTTCATCATTTTCGCAACAATTGCAGCATTTGTCCATGAGCTAATCGTTGGTATTGCAGCGATGCATGCAGGTTGGTTCCCAGCATTTGCAGTGGCATTTATTACACTAATTGTTGGTATTTTAATAGGTTTCCCAGCACCAGCACTTGCTTTATTAGCAGGCTATAGTGCCGCTACGGGGGTAGCATTTGCCGATATGGGCTATGATTTGAAAACAGGTTTCATTTTACGTGGAAATGGTAGTGACCCAGCTTTAGAAAAAGAAGGACGCAAGCAGCAAATGATTGCGGGTATGTTAGCCTTCTCGATTTCAGCAGTAGTTGTTCTACTTTCCTATAAATCTTATTTTGCACAAGGTTTAGTAGCACCAGTGAATCATGTCTATGCAGCGACAATTCAATCAGGTGTTACAGGCGATGTAGCGAAACAATTAATGATTTGGGCGATTCCTGGTGCATTGATTCAATTAATAGGTGGTTCAAAACGACAAATGGGTATCCTGTTTGCTACTGGTTTATTACTGATTAACCCGATTGCTGGTTGGGCTGTATTAGTGGGTATCTTGCTTCGTGTTATTTTCACGTATATGACGAAAGGTAAGAGAGAATCTGAAATGACGGTCTTTGCAGCGGGTGTCATTGCTGGAGATGCGTTGTATAGCTTCTTCTCCTCTATTCTAAAAATAGGGAAATAG
- a CDS encoding IclR family transcriptional regulator, with translation MTVKTLKNSLDILECFATTENALGVREISRMMKLPTSVVQRTINTFTEAGYLIQDEYTKKYKLGYKMYLFYDVLSNSKDPHSTIYELMQNLASEMNESVFLTYMDNEYGVTTKIAESNKNVKYAVSLGTKTPLYIGASCKVMFAYLEENRQLELIAFFQEEQSKEEHKSYLESLKGELQQIRRNNWCGTVGEYNEHAFGISVPLFNYKKEIIASLTISGLVYDLNDQREKYMLEQLVKVAQQIQSHISKL, from the coding sequence ATGACTGTCAAGACATTAAAAAACTCATTGGATATACTAGAATGCTTTGCTACGACAGAAAACGCATTAGGTGTTCGTGAAATTTCACGCATGATGAAGTTGCCGACAAGTGTTGTGCAAAGAACCATTAATACATTTACAGAAGCGGGTTATTTAATACAGGATGAATACACTAAAAAATATAAATTAGGTTACAAAATGTACCTTTTTTATGATGTGCTATCGAATTCAAAAGACCCACACTCGACCATTTATGAATTAATGCAAAATCTTGCTAGTGAAATGAATGAATCAGTATTTCTTACTTATATGGACAATGAATATGGTGTCACAACAAAAATAGCCGAAAGCAATAAAAATGTAAAGTATGCGGTGTCTTTAGGAACGAAGACACCCCTTTACATCGGTGCCTCCTGTAAGGTGATGTTTGCCTATTTAGAGGAGAACAGACAGCTCGAATTAATAGCCTTCTTTCAAGAGGAACAATCGAAAGAAGAACATAAGTCCTACCTTGAATCATTAAAGGGAGAGCTGCAGCAAATCCGTCGCAACAACTGGTGTGGAACGGTTGGGGAGTATAATGAACATGCATTTGGCATCAGTGTACCATTATTTAACTATAAAAAAGAAATCATCGCATCTCTTACAATTTCTGGTTTGGTATATGATTTAAATGATCAAAGGGAGAAATATATGCTTGAACAGTTAGTGAAAGTAGCTCAGCAAATACAATCACACATTTCAAAACTATAA
- a CDS encoding HD domain-containing protein codes for MDHLMNKVREVYAQFDASHDFQHIERVYQNALAILHTEPTADVEVVKIAVLLHDVSDKKYTDSKEQEEQLIAELPVSEEKKRHIRDCIAQVSFNGGNELEATSLEAKIVRDADRLDAIGAIGIARTFAYGGAKGRKLYDKDEDARTNMSESEYRQKNTASVTHFYEKLLLLKDLMVTEKGKQMALERHQFMESFLKQLQHEIGQ; via the coding sequence ATGGATCATTTAATGAATAAAGTACGTGAAGTATATGCACAATTTGATGCTAGTCATGATTTTCAACATATTGAACGCGTTTATCAAAACGCATTAGCTATCTTACATACCGAGCCTACAGCAGATGTTGAGGTGGTCAAAATAGCGGTGCTTTTGCATGATGTTAGTGACAAAAAGTATACTGATAGCAAGGAACAGGAAGAACAGCTTATTGCAGAGTTACCTGTTAGCGAGGAAAAAAAGCGGCATATTCGAGACTGTATCGCACAAGTGTCGTTTAATGGTGGAAATGAGCTAGAAGCAACCTCATTGGAAGCAAAGATTGTTCGAGATGCTGATCGTTTAGATGCGATTGGGGCTATTGGCATCGCTAGAACATTTGCTTACGGTGGAGCAAAAGGTCGCAAGCTATATGATAAGGACGAAGACGCACGTACAAATATGTCTGAGTCAGAATATCGTCAAAAAAATACTGCATCTGTTACGCATTTTTATGAGAAATTACTACTACTAAAAGATTTAATGGTGACAGAAAAGGGCAAGCAAATGGCCTTAGAGCGTCATCAATTTATGGAAAGCTTTTTAAAGCAATTACAGCACGAAATCGGTCAATAG
- a CDS encoding IS3 family transposase translates to MCYRSIIHSDQGFQYTSLKYHQTIEQLGMIGSHSRKGNCHDNTCIESFFSHFKRECLYLLQDHSEEEMIRAVEQYNYKRFQKLLNHLTPIEYRHQIAA, encoded by the coding sequence ATGTGTTATCGAAGCATCATCCACTCAGATCAAGGCTTTCAATACACATCCCTTAAATATCATCAAACAATTGAACAACTTGGCATGATTGGCAGCCATTCCCGCAAAGGTAATTGCCACGATAACACCTGCATTGAATCATTCTTCTCACACTTTAAAAGAGAATGTTTGTATCTTTTACAAGATCATTCTGAAGAGGAAATGATCCGAGCTGTTGAACAGTATAACTATAAACGCTTCCAAAAACTACTCAACCATCTGACACCGATAGAATATCGACATCAGATAGCTGCTTAG
- a CDS encoding tartrate dehydrogenase, translating into MTSIKMAVIPGDGIGKEVMQEALKVLTCLQEQDSSLHIETTIFPWSSDYYVQHGCMMPENALETLQTYDAILFGAIGDARVPDDVTVWQLIMPIRKHFQQYVNFRPIKSLPGIASPLTNGKDIDFVIFRENAEGEYSDSGGRLYQQQPQEMTIQNTIMTRIGIEKIVRAACNYAKQHGKTNITSATKSNAIIHSMKFWDEQTKKTVAQSSSDLQLKSIYIDALVAYFVERPQDFEVVVASNLFGDILSDLGSAIVGGLGLSPSANLNPEKDFPSMFEPVHGSAPDIAGKGIANPIAQIWSLALLLGHQGRSDLEQLIVKAITTVLQEGIVKTADIGGQATTAQMGDAICQEIINRTLTAGGV; encoded by the coding sequence ATGACGTCAATAAAAATGGCCGTCATACCAGGGGATGGCATAGGAAAAGAGGTAATGCAGGAAGCATTAAAGGTGCTGACATGTTTGCAGGAACAGGACAGTTCCTTACACATTGAAACGACCATTTTTCCTTGGAGCTCTGATTATTATGTGCAGCACGGCTGTATGATGCCCGAGAATGCATTGGAAACACTTCAAACATATGATGCGATTTTATTTGGTGCAATTGGCGATGCTCGTGTGCCAGATGATGTCACGGTTTGGCAATTAATTATGCCTATTCGGAAACATTTCCAGCAGTATGTGAATTTCCGTCCTATTAAATCGTTGCCAGGGATAGCATCTCCTTTAACGAATGGTAAAGACATTGACTTTGTCATCTTCCGTGAAAATGCGGAGGGCGAATATTCGGATAGTGGTGGTCGACTGTATCAGCAGCAGCCACAGGAAATGACCATTCAAAATACCATTATGACGCGGATTGGCATTGAAAAAATTGTCCGAGCTGCCTGTAATTATGCCAAGCAACATGGTAAAACCAATATCACCAGTGCGACAAAATCGAATGCCATTATTCATTCGATGAAATTTTGGGATGAACAGACAAAAAAAACGGTGGCACAAAGCTCATCAGACCTACAGTTGAAATCCATTTATATTGATGCTTTGGTAGCCTATTTTGTCGAACGTCCACAGGATTTCGAGGTGGTTGTGGCGTCCAATTTATTCGGCGATATTTTATCCGATTTAGGCTCAGCTATTGTCGGGGGACTTGGTCTGTCTCCATCGGCAAACCTGAATCCAGAAAAGGATTTTCCATCGATGTTTGAGCCTGTTCATGGGTCTGCACCAGATATTGCAGGTAAGGGCATTGCTAACCCCATTGCACAAATTTGGTCGCTTGCCTTACTTCTTGGACATCAAGGTAGAAGCGATTTAGAACAGCTCATTGTTAAGGCGATTACAACAGTGCTACAGGAAGGTATCGTAAAGACAGCAGATATTGGTGGACAAGCGACAACGGCACAAATGGGCGATGCAATTTGTCAGGAAATCATTAATAGGACTTTAACAGCAGGAGGTGTTTAG